The following coding sequences are from one Rissa tridactyla isolate bRisTri1 chromosome 14, bRisTri1.patW.cur.20221130, whole genome shotgun sequence window:
- the LOC128917654 gene encoding adenylate cyclase type 10-like, producing the protein MASAWERNRHYGDLQKAVAFLPSLLADSSLRSNDTAQSVHGVLLFADISGFTALTEKFVQRSGVDRGTDELAQTLNEYLCDILEEFLIFGGDILKHINKVLLCDKGCTFLCVLGLPGNKLPCESLHALQSALEIFNSCSTMLKETETMSVAVTRGTMFCGVTGHPLRHEYTVLGQKVNLAARMMVHYPGLVSCDAVTYAASRLPASYFKELPEREMKGLSQPGPVYQYVGVT; encoded by the exons atggcttctgcctgggagaggaatcgtcactacggggacctgcagaaagcagtcgctttcctcccctcgctccttgctgatagctccctcaggagcaacgacaccgctcagagtgtccacggagtgctgctctttgcggatatctcag gtttcactgcgttgaccgagaaattcgtgcagaggagcggcgtggacagaggcactgatgagctggcgcaaacgctcaatgagtacctgtgcgacattttggagg agttcctgatttttggaggagacatcttgaag cacatcaacaaagtcctcctgtgtgataaa ggctgcacgttcctctgcgtgctgggactccctggaaacaagctgccctgcgagagccttcacgccctgcagagtgctctggagatcttcaactcgtgctccaccatgctcaaggaaacaga gacaatgtctgtggcagttaccagagggacgatgttctgcggagtcactggccacccgctgagacacgaatacacag tccttggccagaaggtgaacttggctgcccggatgatggtgcactaccctgggctggtgtcctgtgatgcagtgacctacgccgcctcccggctgcccgcttcctacttcaaggagctgccggagagagagatgaaaggcctcagccagcctggccctgtctatcaatacgtgggggtcacc